In Ornithodoros turicata isolate Travis chromosome 1, ASM3712646v1, whole genome shotgun sequence, the DNA window ccccccccccctgtcttcgctcgccccagacggctggctccggagCGCCTTGCAaagagggaatttgagcacatgctcgaactggggatcattcggccttcctccagcccgtggtcttccgctctccacatggtgcccaaagcaacacctggtgattggcgcccatgtggggactaccgtgcactcaacatcgtcacggtaccggacagatacccgcttccccatattcaggacttcaccgcggacttcttgacggagcgacgatcttctccaagatagacctcatcaaagcctatcaccaaattcccgtccagactgctataaccaccccttttggcctctttgaatacgtgcggatgccctcTGGCCTtcgtaatgctgcgcagacattccaacgattcatcaacgaagtgctccgcggcctggacttcgcattcgcatacatggatgacatcctcgtcgcaagtccatctccggaggctcatcgcgcccatctgcgcgccctgttctcgcgcctggacGACTACGGAGTCTCAATCAgtgccgcgaagtgcgagtttggcgttaccacccttgccttcctgggacacaccatcaccccgcgaggcatccggccactcgcatccaaggtccaggccatccgagactttcctgcccccaccTCTCGCgaaggacttcgttcattcctcggcctcgtgacttttttccttgctccagcctctctacgcagctctcggcgctgaccatccgaaagaggcccgtgctgcccctctggagtggacaccggcagcagaacgcgtTCGCagaggtcaagcaggccctggcagatgctgtgctctccaccatcctcgtcctgacgccgacagagcgttgttcgtcgacgcctccactgctgctgtcggcgcagtcttgcagcagcgtcaggatggcaaccggaaacctctcggtttcttttcccagcGCCTCTCGCCAGCAGAagcacgctacagcacctttgggcgtgagctcctcgccgcctacctggcatgcagacactacagccattttctcgagggccgcccgtttgtgctgtacaccgaccacaagcctctcatgttcgccctgcgatcggcctccctcaaccactcgcctcgtgaaacccgccacatgtgctacctcttggagttcacgacagatgtgcgacacgtcgcaggcgaagacaatgccgctgccgacgcaccctcgcggccggacgtcaatgctctccatccgccccccgcggtcgacTTGGACGGCATTgcccaggcgcaacaggctGATCAAGAGCTCGCTTATcttcgttcatcccccgcctcatccaccacttttcgggaaATCTCGCACCCCGGTTCGACGGCGAGTCTCTGGTGCGACACttctactggtaccccgcgccctttcgttcccctggaCTTCCGCCGGcctgttttcaacgccctccactcgctgtcccaccctggcgtgcgcggcacgcaaaagatcgtcgccGAGCGCTACATgtggcctcgcatgaatgccgatgtccgtgactgggcgcgcGCCTGCCTTGTCTGCCAGCGGTCGAAAATCCAtcgccacaccatctcgcctccatcgcggttccttccgccagatgcacgtttcgaccaggtccacatcgacttggtcggcccgcttcctccggccaaaggctaccgctacctgctctcgtgcatcgaccgctttacccgctggccggagggcCGATTCCTGACATCAGGGCAGAaacggtggcccacgcattcctcttctcctgggtttcccgattcggcgtcccgtccactgtaaccacgggCAGAGGgcgccagtttgaatcggccctcttccgtcacctgtgcagcgccctcggaacccatcacatccgaaccacggcctaccatccggctgccaacggccaggtcgagcgccttcatcggcagctcaaggcttccctccgcgccactgaccacggcgacacaacctggcccgagcgtctacccttcgtcctgcttggccttcgcgccgcgatccgccaggatgactgcagcgcggcccacatggtctacggctgcccgctccgccttcccggagcattcttcgccccatcggccccgctcgtgcacgacccttcctcaTACATCGACCgcctccgccagctcttccgggacctcaagcccacgcctacccgctccggtcccgcaacacgcgtattcgtgagccccgaccttaatcaagcgacccacgtcttcgtccgccgggactctgtgcgctccagcttgcagtctccctatgacggcccctacaaggtcatctcgcgagctgggaagtttttccgcctcgatcttccatggggacctgacactgtggccatcgacaggctcaagcccgcattcctggagtcggcacctctggtatcgccctACCCGCCCCCCCTACGTCCGCGCTCACCTCCTGTCTCAAGCCttcctccccctccacgtcgagtgcattgggctccgcagctcgcacactacgagccgcccgccgcctaGGGTCCACCTCCTGCCCTCCTTGGCTTCGACGCCCGACCTTCCCGCTAccctcggccctcctcgccagctttgtcatccgccacggggggggggggggggcctgtagcagcagcgtcatcatcatcaccagcaccgccatcggttacgcgcagcactgcgcgtgacccgagctttcgttttcggttcatcgccattaaccgtcattaaacccatcaacctcagtagagcctggtcgccccatttctcgctctacagaCGTATTTCGTTTCGCTCTGCGTGGGACTCATATTTTCGTCGCCGTCTCCATGCTGTGACAGTGCCTTTGTGCCGTTTCAGTAATCACTGAAgatgttttgtgtgtgtaccttggcaTCAACCTACGGAAGTCGTGGGAGGCGTGTGCGCATTACAGGTACGTTGCAGTCCCGTGTTTCCGTTATCGTTCGTTATGTCTGACGGGTTACCTGTCTGCAACTTCCCCAGTAAACCCCCGATGTTccatggacgtcctgaaaagatCCCCAAGTCCTGATCCGCAAGAGATGTCCCGATGATGTAAATAagacgtcattcgaaacgtcctaGCGTTGTCTAACCAGGATGTATTTTAATGATGGTGGGTTGTCGCGACAGATGGAAAAGGTAGGAGGCAACCACACAGGTTGATGGCAGGCGAAGGAATGATTTATTGGAGTGAGCGCCAGATGGTGGCGTGCGCGATGGCCGATAAACTTTGTCGTCGCGCACCACAACTATActccaccccccccccaccccccaccccccgaaaaaagaaaaaaaaaggtgatggTGATCACCGAGGGTGCTTGAGGATGGGAGGCAGGTGGCGAATAGTGAGGGGAAAAAAGGGTCGACGAGGACCGAAGGGATGAGTTTGCGAACGGTCAGCCCAGGTAACGGTCTTCGAAGGCGCTAGTGCAGCTGAAGGCGGTGCGGCGACATCATGCAGGTGACAGGAAATGGGAGAGATCGCCTCTACGAACGCCGGCTTAATCCGGTCGATCGAAACGACCTCAGGGTGGCCGTTCAAGTTGATGGTGAAGGTCTTTTGAGGACCTGATGCGGGCCAGAAAAAGGAACACACAGCGGCAGGAGGTTGGAGGGACCGGCGGATCGAGTCCGTGCGGAGGAAGATGTGCGTGGCACTTGACAAGTCGGGGGAAACATAGGAAGGAAAAGTGGAAACGGCTCGTGTTGGAGTTGCTCGTAAGTCGGCGAAAAGCCTCTGAAGGTGCCGTGCGTATTCTGGAGGGGTCGTGCTGGAGGGTTCCATTGGGGTGAAGAGGTCTGCGGGCAGTCGGAGGGGCGCTCCATAGACAATCTCGGCCGACGAGCAGCCGAGGTCGAGTTTGAGGGCGGCCCGGATTCCCAGAAGGGCGAAAGGAAGGAACTCTCTCCAGCGATTGCGATCGCCGTGGGCCATTAAGGCTTGCTTCAGGTGCCTGTGAAACCGTTCGACCAGACCGTTGCAGGCAGGATGGTACTCAGTGGTTCAAAGGCGGGCGGTTCCTAGGAACTTCGCGAAGGCCCGGAAAAGGTGACTCTCGAACTGCGGGCCTCGGTCCGCGATGACTTCGTCAGGCACTCCGAAGCGCGCTACCCATGTGGCCATGAAGGTAGAAGCCACGGTTTGGGCGGTGGAGTCCTTCATGGGCGCGGCTTCAGGTCACCGTGAAAAACGGTCGACGCATGTCAACAAGTAGCGGTAGCTGTCTAAGTGAGGTAGAGGACCGACGATATCCAGATGGATTTTGGAGAAACGCCGCGAGGGTGGAAGAAACTTGCTCAAGGGTGAGGTGGTGTGGCGATGAATCTTGCTCAGCTGGCAAGGAACGCATGACCGCACCCAGTGGCGGAGATCCTGACGCGCACCAGGCCAGATGGAACGGTCGGGCACAAGCTTGATGGTAGCCCGAACTGCGACGTGGTTAACGCGCGAAGTGGCCGGTGACTCCTTCATGAGTGAAGCGAAGGGCGTTCgaatcacgtccgggtcaccagttgtgggCTGTCGCGACAGAGGGAAAAGGTAGGAGACAACCATACAGGTTGATGGCAGGCGAAGGAATGATTGATTGGCGTGagcgccagatggtgcgcgcgCGATGGCCGATGAACTTTGTTGTCGCACATCACAATATCACTGGGACTTCGAAATTGCGTCCCGATCggatgttgatttagaagtagaatacaaacatattttcgatgctcattatatttttgcatccttatgataacgttcaacagcgtgcagcaagaacctaaaacagtgacactaatTTTTATCCGTGGTAGCGAAGTGGCAACACACAAACATTATTCATCAAGAATTTACAGAGAAACTCCCGACATGGTCTGAGCTTGGCAGATGTACCACAGTCtctagcttctgtttccttttactgtagtATCAATAAAGGAAGTTGGGAAGGCCGAGAAGACCTCGATATCTCTTTCAATATCTTCATGTAGAACGGAACACACAAAACTACATGTCcagatgtgcttccctgccggaacgagaagacataacatcattgaattctcgccacaattccaacgagatccaaagacaaatcagacagtCAATTCGTACATTACGTGACCGCATGCTTCGGAAATTATGCGTCCTCGTGCAACAGATGGCACTGCGGGCCGGGCCGcggagcgcgcgctcctcgttCATTCTCTGGTCACgggagagagtgaagtttcatctcctagtcttcttagTCCGTGCGCCCGTTGTCTCGCGTTTCGTCGCTGCTCTGGTGCCCTGGActgctgtgaatgtgtttttatgccctacTAGTGTTGCCTGGGGGTGCTTTTATGTGTGCACCCTCGAAGCTAGGTCCAGAAGCGTTGCGATTTCTTAAAGGTTAGTTCTGTGTTTGTACGATTCGTGCAACTTTTGTTTGGTatcattcctagcgtgtgggttctattACTTTATGTAGCAGTGTGATTATTGCCCTTTTGATTCCTATGACTTTATGCTTTATCTTTCAGCTAAGTGTACTCGTGACCACTTATCAAGGTGAAGATGTAACATCGTCAGTGGCCCCGTTACTAATGTCTAATCTATGAATTTCAGGTACTTTCGACGTATTCATTGCGGTGAACAAGACGGTTGGGACAGCACAATCACGACGTGGAAAGATACAtcacagaaatgttgaaagatATCAGGTTAGTTACGCTAAAGTGCGTCTCAGAGCTCTTCACTGACTTGTGTTCCACGGCAGCACAAGCCTTTACGGCTGTGCCACTGAATGTAAAAAATGCTGAGAGATTCTAAGAATTTGCAGGGGAGTACAATGTGTCACACCTTATTGActcttttacagatgtgtgGAAACGTCGTTGCGGATGATTGTAAATTATGGATCTCCAACAAGTGGCGTCACCCGgcgtcattttcaagattttaccctttttgaaggtacgtagtCAATGTGTGAGGCATTCACGTTCCTACTACGTGGTTATCCATGCTTTTCCCGTCTTCGcaggcaatagggctgttgataGGGAGAATGCTAGAATGCACTGGAAAGTACAGAAGGAGAATGCACTGAGGGtgcgtcatggccgcgcccgATGATATTGCACCGAAACCACCGTGTACTGCCACACTGCAACCATAGGCGCTGTGTGTAAAGGTATGCGTATACGtcgatgcgtacttcacagtgacattttgctgtagcagtgtttttgaaattacatttcttgcaggttaagctcaCATGACGCGGCAGGCAAGGGAGTCCATGGCGAAAAGTGAATCTCGCCGAAGTTGGATAGCgttaatttttgcgcacgaaaggcaagctggacacatTGCAAATCTCCAGTCGtacgaaacacagtgcagcatggtcgCCGGTTATGCCAGTGCTTCAAGATATGTTTCATAGTCGCACTTCGGACATTGCGGGCATATACCTTTAAGTTTACCCCTTGTAAGTTTACCCTAAGTTTACCCTTGTGCTGTGTAtgttcatggacatcatgttttcaaagacatgtaagtgctcaATAACCAGTTGCGAAAAAAATGCTTGTCATGTTAGGCTGTGATATAATACCTGGTGAGGTAATACGATGCTATGACGCTCCgtttcatacgaaataaagtgtttgttgcttgtttgtgccactCATATGCACTGTTGTGCGGTATTGATGTAATGTTCAGAGAATCCCAGTAAGCCTGCTTAAGGCACGGGGAAAAGGTCCACTAGAGGTCCGTCAAAAATCGTCATTGACGTACGATGGACTTCTTTGGAACGTAcgcggatgttattttggcaCTTCTGAGTACATCCCAAGTATGTCAAAAAtatgtttcaggatgtcctcaggatgttTTGATCGTCCTGAGGGTAACATTCTGTggacgtccttgggacatcggtggtttactgggaccaTATTCTTGCTTTTTGTGactatttgtggaaagcgttcgCTGATACCCTTTACATGTGTGTATGGAGTGTTTAAAAAAAGCCGCGCACTAAATTCTTGTACCAAAATTTTGTGGCTACGTGCTGCAGGGCGCACCGAAATCGCACGTTAGCATGCTCCAAAAAGTGTGTGTTTGGATGCCCCGTAGTCAAGCAAGCCACAAACACTCTGTATCACAACCTGGTGCTGTAGtgggcagcgaacaagtacatgcactcagttttgcaagcACTGCTCAGATGTTTCAGAACCGGGTTCATTGGACGTCACGAGCATTATAGAAAGGTTACGTTGAATTTTAATCGGGAAATTGACCTCGTGCGTTGTTGTGACTCACTAAATATAACTTAATACTTTGGAGTTGTGATCTATGCGTTGGGATGAGAAACGGGCCCTAATCATGTCCATTTCAGCATGAACCGCTACGGTTGTATAAATTGTAAGACTTTGCTGTCTCAAAACTGTTTATTTCTGTTCCATTCGATTCTCAATcactcttcctcctcctcttccccgCCCTGCCGGCGCCGCTCCCTTACAATTCTCCCCCAGTTGAGCTCCATCTCTCCTGAGATGGTAAGGGATGATACTTGTTGCCGCACATTCAGAATGCCCAGACGGCGCTACATATACAATGTTTTTGAGGACGCCGTTTTTGTGAGCTGTTTCCTGGACGATGTAGGGGCCGTGGATACTGCGAGCCGTACCAGGGATACCTTTGCGTACCATGACCAGGTCTCCTACGCGTACCACAGGGATCTTT includes these proteins:
- the LOC135381354 gene encoding uncharacterized protein LOC135381354 yields the protein MAHGDRNRWREFLPFALLGIRAALKLDLGCSSAEIVYGAPLRLPADLFTPMEPSSTTPPEYARHLQRLFADLRATPTRAVSTFPSYVSPDLSSATHIFLRTDSIRRSLQPPAAVCSFFWPASGPQKTFTINLNGHPEVVSIDRIKPAFVEAISPISCHLHDVAAPPSAALAPSKTVTWADRSQTHPFGPRRPFFPLTIRHLPPILKHPR